The following are encoded together in the Pseudomonadota bacterium genome:
- the tig gene encoding trigger factor, whose protein sequence is MEVTEVKNEGLSHELKIIVPAEDVESKIKAKLEEVSGKVSIPGFRPGKVPPSIIRQRYGDAVRGEVLEMAVGEAMSSALKERDLQPAMQPKVEIKRFEDGGELEFTVAVDVLPEIDPVDFKTVELERLRVAVDDEQIEKSIADMAENMAGSEPISSKRKSKTGDIVVLDFEGKVGGEPFEGGKATDFHLTLGSNQFVPGFEEQLTGVAAGSDVSVKVTMPDEYPAENLAGKEALFECKLKEIREKKEAELNDEFAKNLGLESLDALRTQMRERTEKEYSSVCREKTKRALLDKLDNLHQFELPGSMVDSEFDSIWQQYLEAKKNQSENVEDGEVENPEEFYRKVAERRVRLGLLLAAVGQRNNIDVSPEEVNRALIAEAQRHPGQEKKIIEMYRENEQAMASIRAPLFEDKVIDFILEMANVSEREVTLDELKKEIEAEQIAAVENSQPKKKISSEKKAAPKKKAAPKKKAAPKKKAAPKKKAPAKKTAGSAKKD, encoded by the coding sequence ATGGAAGTTACAGAAGTAAAAAATGAAGGTTTGAGCCACGAGCTAAAAATCATAGTACCAGCAGAGGATGTCGAGTCAAAAATAAAGGCTAAATTGGAAGAGGTGTCGGGCAAAGTTTCGATACCAGGTTTCCGTCCGGGGAAAGTGCCGCCATCTATAATTCGGCAGCGATACGGCGACGCTGTTCGAGGTGAAGTGTTAGAAATGGCTGTTGGTGAGGCCATGTCTAGTGCTCTGAAAGAGCGGGATTTGCAGCCAGCCATGCAGCCAAAAGTTGAGATTAAAAGGTTTGAGGATGGCGGAGAACTAGAATTCACAGTCGCAGTTGATGTTCTTCCAGAAATCGATCCGGTCGACTTTAAAACGGTTGAGCTGGAACGGCTTAGGGTTGCCGTCGATGATGAGCAAATAGAAAAATCTATTGCTGACATGGCTGAAAACATGGCTGGCAGCGAGCCCATCAGCAGCAAGCGTAAATCTAAAACAGGGGATATTGTCGTCTTGGACTTTGAGGGCAAAGTAGGCGGGGAGCCCTTTGAGGGAGGCAAGGCTACCGATTTTCACCTGACCCTAGGGTCCAATCAATTTGTTCCAGGCTTCGAGGAACAGTTGACAGGAGTTGCAGCGGGTAGCGATGTATCGGTTAAAGTGACCATGCCCGATGAGTATCCCGCCGAAAACCTTGCCGGCAAAGAGGCGTTATTCGAATGCAAGTTGAAAGAAATACGTGAGAAAAAAGAAGCCGAACTTAATGATGAATTTGCCAAAAACCTAGGGCTCGAATCACTTGATGCTCTAAGGACGCAGATGCGTGAGCGGACGGAGAAAGAATATTCTTCAGTTTGTCGTGAAAAAACAAAACGGGCCTTGTTAGATAAGCTCGATAACCTGCACCAATTTGAGTTGCCGGGTTCAATGGTAGATTCGGAATTTGATTCCATATGGCAGCAGTATTTGGAAGCTAAGAAAAATCAATCAGAAAATGTCGAAGATGGTGAGGTTGAAAATCCCGAAGAATTTTATCGCAAAGTAGCTGAAAGGCGGGTCCGTTTGGGGCTACTCCTTGCTGCAGTAGGGCAGCGGAATAACATTGATGTGTCTCCAGAAGAAGTGAACCGTGCCTTAATTGCTGAGGCGCAACGGCATCCTGGGCAAGAGAAAAAGATTATTGAGATGTATCGGGAAAATGAGCAAGCCATGGCTAGCATACGCGCGCCCCTATTTGAAGATAAGGTCATTGATTTTATTCTCGAAATGGCAAATGTGAGTGAGCGTGAGGTAACGCTGGATGAATTAAAGAAAGAGATAGAGGCCGAACAAATAGCTGCTGTTGAAAATAGTCAGCCCAAGAAAAAAATCTCTTCGGAAAAGAAGGCAGCCCCCAAAAAGAAAGCAGCCCCCAAAAAGAAAGCAGCCCCCAAAAAGAAAGCAGCCCCCAAAAAGAAAGCACCTGCTAAAAAAACAGCGGGGTCAGCAAAAAAGGATTAA
- a CDS encoding DUF1826 domain-containing protein encodes MRTAQELKSSSNYRSLNGLIETQVDVQTVQSRDGLCAISNSATKLVIWKRSLPDQLQTWLGQMSIDRLPHARVLVKTSDVRGAMEFTFKDRNLRIKNVTDLFIEDIEGLASVYAEITGEEMVDIRLERVTDNACWKFHRDYVKTRLLTTYLGPNTEWVLPEYGEQALSQQLQFRGPIESLTPHDVAIFKGCSSATEAGIVHRSPPIEGTGYTRLLLCLNQKSDTSPAPWSKK; translated from the coding sequence ATGAGAACCGCTCAAGAGTTGAAAAGTTCCAGTAATTACAGATCTTTAAATGGATTAATTGAGACACAAGTTGACGTTCAAACTGTCCAATCACGCGACGGACTTTGTGCGATTTCTAATTCGGCAACTAAATTGGTGATTTGGAAACGTTCGCTGCCCGATCAATTGCAAACTTGGCTCGGGCAGATGAGCATAGATCGCCTACCTCACGCACGCGTCCTTGTTAAAACATCTGATGTTCGGGGTGCTATGGAATTTACATTTAAAGACCGTAACCTGAGAATAAAAAACGTTACCGACCTCTTTATAGAGGATATAGAGGGTCTTGCTTCGGTGTATGCAGAAATTACCGGAGAAGAGATGGTCGACATACGGTTAGAAAGAGTGACTGATAACGCATGTTGGAAATTTCACCGTGACTATGTAAAAACGCGGTTACTTACGACTTACCTTGGCCCTAACACGGAATGGGTTCTACCTGAATATGGAGAGCAGGCTTTGAGCCAACAGTTGCAATTCAGAGGACCAATTGAAAGCCTCACCCCCCATGACGTAGCAATTTTTAAAGGCTGTAGCAGCGCAACAGAAGCTGGCATTGTACATCGCTCCCCGCCTATTGAGGGCACTGGGTATACAAGGCTGCTTCTTTGCCTCAACCAGAAATCCGACACTTCACCTGCCCCATGGTCAAAAAAGTGA
- a CDS encoding GTP-binding protein: MASVSTERAPDARLPVTVLSGFLGAGKTTLLNRVLNNRDGKRVAVIVNDMSEVNIDADLVRADTELSRTDETLVEMSNGCICCTLRDDLLAEVRRLSEEARFDYLLIESTGISEPLPVAATFDFRDENDHSLSDVARLDTMVTVVDAVNLLKDYSSHDFLRDRGENLGDDDNRTIVHLLTDQIEFADIVILNKVSDATPRNVDAACKIIRSLNADAKIIKANHCDVSADLILNTGSFDFERAHEHAMWAKELYGHAEHTPETEEYGIESFVYRARRPFNPEKIHKVLNSDLPGVIRAKGHFWIATQPDWVAEFALAGALTSVNALGNWWASIPKERWPDDERGRDYMNTHWKEPWGDRRQEIVFIGNGINWSELEGSLDACLVPETLAKDIATLPNFSDPFPRWRRPEATK; encoded by the coding sequence ATGGCAAGCGTTTCAACTGAGCGGGCACCAGATGCTCGCCTTCCGGTTACAGTGCTGTCTGGTTTTCTCGGCGCCGGTAAAACTACTCTACTAAACCGCGTTTTGAACAATCGTGATGGTAAGCGCGTAGCTGTCATCGTCAATGATATGTCTGAGGTGAACATCGATGCCGACCTCGTACGCGCGGATACAGAACTTAGCCGAACCGATGAAACATTAGTTGAAATGTCCAATGGCTGTATTTGCTGCACGTTACGTGACGATCTCCTGGCAGAGGTTCGGCGTCTTTCTGAGGAAGCGCGCTTTGACTACCTTTTGATTGAATCAACCGGTATCTCTGAGCCCTTACCTGTGGCGGCAACCTTCGACTTTAGAGACGAAAATGACCACAGTCTCTCGGACGTAGCCCGCCTCGATACCATGGTCACAGTTGTTGACGCAGTAAACCTACTTAAAGACTACTCTAGTCATGATTTCTTGCGTGACAGAGGCGAGAACTTGGGAGACGATGATAATCGAACGATTGTGCATTTGTTGACTGACCAAATCGAATTTGCCGATATCGTCATCCTTAATAAGGTTTCTGATGCAACTCCACGAAATGTTGATGCTGCGTGCAAAATAATTCGTAGCCTTAATGCTGACGCTAAGATTATCAAAGCGAACCACTGCGATGTTTCAGCGGATTTAATACTAAACACAGGATCTTTTGACTTTGAGAGAGCGCATGAACATGCGATGTGGGCGAAGGAATTGTACGGGCATGCGGAACATACTCCCGAGACTGAGGAATACGGGATAGAAAGCTTTGTTTACAGGGCTCGACGGCCGTTTAATCCGGAAAAAATTCACAAAGTTCTTAACAGCGATCTGCCCGGCGTGATTCGTGCTAAAGGCCATTTTTGGATTGCAACACAGCCCGATTGGGTCGCGGAATTCGCCCTTGCCGGAGCACTCACCTCCGTCAATGCACTCGGAAACTGGTGGGCCTCAATACCAAAAGAAAGATGGCCTGATGATGAAAGAGGTCGAGACTACATGAACACTCATTGGAAGGAGCCTTGGGGTGACAGAAGGCAAGAAATTGTTTTCATAGGCAACGGGATAAATTGGTCGGAATTAGAAGGATCCCTTGATGCCTGTCTTGTTCCGGAAACACTTGCCAAGGATATTGCCACCCTGCCCAACTTTTCAGACCCATTTCCTAGGTGGCGGCGTCCGGAGGCTACAAAATGA
- a CDS encoding NAD(P)H-hydrate dehydratase yields the protein MQNFKRSRYALLNSDQITTADEVAISGGVSGRTLMANAGQAVVNEITARWGPQQTTVLCGPGNNGGDGFVIARLLRERGWSVRLGLLGSSNGISGDAQGHAKLWGGPNEEFSVDLLKGATLVVDAVFGVGLSRPIEGSALEVLKAIKGRKCVAVDVPSGVDADTGAIHGFAPTADLTVTFFRKKPGHLLLPGRNFCGELIVADIGIPETVLETILPKAAENSPALWFSSMPTLNPCDHKFCRGYAVIAGSAEMPGAAILAAAGARRAGVGMVSLAVPREAAAICRLAVQGAVVRVVRDTGTFEAVVEDPRVGAVLVGPGLGVTVSARERVLAAFKHGRSLILDADAISVFENNRDLLFSSASRPYVMTPHEGEFKRLFDFDGDKVSRARSAAYESGAIIVLKGADTVIAAPDGRAIINSNAPPTLATSGSGDVLAGIVTSLVAQGMEPFEAAAAGVWMHGEAAKEFGLGLIAEDLPEILPKVFKDLKTKKDLAGGKRV from the coding sequence TTGCAGAATTTCAAACGCTCAAGATATGCACTGTTAAATTCCGATCAAATAACAACTGCTGACGAAGTTGCTATTTCTGGTGGTGTTTCAGGCAGAACTTTGATGGCCAATGCTGGGCAAGCCGTCGTAAATGAAATTACAGCACGTTGGGGGCCACAGCAAACAACTGTTTTATGTGGCCCAGGCAATAACGGAGGTGATGGCTTTGTTATTGCTCGACTGCTGCGCGAACGCGGTTGGTCGGTGCGGCTTGGATTGCTTGGTTCCAGCAATGGTATTTCCGGCGATGCGCAAGGTCACGCTAAATTGTGGGGAGGTCCCAACGAAGAATTTTCGGTGGATTTACTGAAAGGTGCGACGTTGGTTGTTGATGCAGTTTTTGGTGTTGGCTTGTCTAGGCCGATTGAGGGCTCAGCGCTTGAAGTCTTGAAGGCCATAAAGGGTCGAAAATGTGTAGCAGTTGATGTGCCAAGCGGCGTTGATGCGGATACCGGCGCTATCCATGGGTTTGCGCCAACAGCGGACTTGACGGTAACATTCTTTCGCAAAAAACCTGGCCACTTACTTCTGCCGGGGCGCAACTTTTGTGGTGAGTTAATAGTTGCCGATATTGGTATTCCAGAAACAGTTTTAGAGACTATTTTGCCGAAGGCTGCCGAAAACAGTCCAGCCTTATGGTTCTCAAGCATGCCAACCCTTAACCCCTGTGACCACAAATTTTGCCGAGGTTATGCTGTTATTGCTGGTAGCGCAGAAATGCCCGGAGCTGCAATACTCGCGGCCGCTGGAGCAAGGCGGGCTGGAGTGGGTATGGTCAGCCTCGCAGTGCCTAGGGAGGCGGCTGCAATATGCCGATTGGCTGTACAAGGAGCAGTAGTGCGTGTAGTTCGGGATACCGGCACCTTTGAAGCAGTTGTTGAAGACCCGAGGGTCGGTGCAGTTCTAGTTGGCCCTGGACTTGGTGTGACCGTTTCTGCGCGGGAGCGAGTATTGGCTGCTTTTAAGCACGGGCGGTCACTCATTTTGGATGCAGACGCAATTTCGGTTTTTGAAAATAACAGAGATCTTTTATTTTCCAGCGCATCGCGTCCATATGTAATGACGCCACATGAGGGAGAATTTAAACGCCTTTTTGATTTTGACGGAGATAAAGTTAGTCGCGCCCGGTCCGCTGCTTATGAGAGTGGGGCCATAATTGTACTAAAGGGTGCAGATACTGTTATTGCCGCTCCGGATGGCCGCGCCATTATAAATAGTAATGCTCCTCCAACACTAGCTACATCAGGCTCTGGAGATGTCTTGGCAGGCATAGTAACATCGCTGGTTGCGCAGGGGATGGAACCATTTGAGGCAGCTGCAGCGGGGGTTTGGATGCATGGGGAGGCGGCAAAGGAATTTGGTTTGGGTCTAATTGCTGAAGACCTGCCGGAGATTTTACCGAAAGTATTCAAGGACCTAAAAACAAAGAAGGATTTAGCTGGTGGTAAACGGGTCTAA
- the queF gene encoding preQ(1) synthase produces MAENNTLNQLGQTVSIPQSPSDAILETVPNPHYDTNYVVRLTCPEFTSLCPITSQPDFAKFTIDYVPDQKLVESKSLKLFMSSFRNHGAFHEDCTITIGKRLTTATEPRWLRVCGIWYPRGGIPIDIFFQSGPAPEDIFVPETPASIYRGRD; encoded by the coding sequence ATGGCAGAAAATAACACACTCAATCAGCTTGGCCAAACAGTATCAATTCCGCAATCGCCAAGTGATGCAATACTAGAAACTGTTCCCAACCCACACTATGACACAAACTATGTAGTGCGATTAACCTGTCCCGAATTCACGTCATTATGTCCGATAACGAGTCAGCCTGATTTTGCAAAATTCACAATTGATTACGTACCTGATCAGAAACTCGTTGAGAGCAAATCATTAAAACTATTCATGTCTTCATTTAGGAACCATGGTGCCTTTCATGAGGACTGCACAATCACCATAGGAAAGCGTCTGACAACTGCAACTGAGCCTCGATGGCTTCGTGTATGTGGAATTTGGTATCCTCGTGGAGGCATTCCGATAGACATTTTTTTTCAAAGTGGCCCCGCGCCAGAGGATATTTTTGTCCCAGAAACTCCCGCAAGTATATACCGAGGCAGGGACTAA
- a CDS encoding malonyl-CoA decarboxylase codes for MSSVNSSTWLERLRGIWRDIAGTFSGSVRPDLSNDGDILDLREQMKNCLEARGGEISARARAAFLGQTYIGLDINGRRRFLQLLASSFQTDELAVSNAISEYNAAKLDNVPKAVKNLRMALEPRPIRLLTQFNALPQGVKFLVDMRSDLLSFKQKDSSLQALEHDFRRLLTSWFDIGFLKLERISWDHPASLLEKLIEYEAVHEIRGWGDLKNRLDADRRCFAFFHPRMPDEPLIFVQVALLNGLAKSIDELLDPSSPTSEAEKADTAIFYSISNAQSGLEGISFGGFLIKRVVDLLRTEFPGLRQFATLSPMPGFRKWFEKSLDNGELNIAPSEMKGLLSESKANDVGVTADQTFLKSVLNSKEWYLDEAKAPAVRPILMKAAGKYLACCKRKDGIRALDPVANFHLTNGARIERLNWLADRSENGITNAAGLMVNYLYDLERIEANHEAYSIDGKTALSPAIKRLLKS; via the coding sequence ATGTCCTCCGTTAACTCATCGACATGGCTTGAGCGGTTGCGCGGAATATGGCGGGATATTGCAGGTACCTTCTCTGGTTCGGTTCGGCCCGATTTATCAAATGATGGCGATATTCTTGATTTACGGGAGCAGATGAAAAATTGTCTTGAGGCAAGAGGGGGAGAAATTTCTGCGCGAGCCAGAGCAGCTTTTCTCGGGCAAACATATATCGGGCTCGATATAAATGGTCGAAGGCGGTTTCTGCAGCTTCTTGCTAGTAGCTTTCAAACTGATGAGTTGGCTGTTAGCAATGCAATCAGTGAATACAATGCAGCAAAGCTTGATAATGTTCCTAAAGCAGTGAAAAACCTTCGGATGGCATTAGAGCCAAGGCCCATTAGGTTGCTTACCCAATTCAATGCTTTGCCACAGGGAGTGAAATTCCTTGTGGATATGCGTTCGGATTTACTCAGCTTCAAACAAAAAGACTCATCACTCCAGGCGCTTGAGCACGATTTTCGGCGATTATTGACTTCATGGTTTGATATTGGTTTTCTAAAATTGGAACGTATTAGCTGGGACCACCCTGCATCACTTTTAGAAAAATTGATTGAGTATGAAGCTGTACACGAGATACGCGGATGGGGCGATCTCAAAAACCGGCTAGATGCCGATCGTCGGTGCTTTGCATTTTTCCATCCGCGTATGCCTGATGAACCCTTAATCTTTGTTCAAGTTGCTCTTTTGAATGGTCTGGCGAAAAGCATAGACGAATTACTTGATCCATCGTCCCCAACCTCTGAGGCCGAAAAAGCCGATACTGCAATATTTTATTCCATTTCTAACGCACAATCAGGGTTGGAAGGTATCAGTTTCGGAGGGTTTTTGATAAAAAGGGTCGTTGATTTGTTGCGTACAGAATTTCCTGGGCTACGACAATTTGCAACCCTATCGCCAATGCCGGGATTCAGAAAATGGTTTGAGAAATCATTGGATAATGGAGAGTTAAATATCGCCCCTAGCGAAATGAAGGGCTTGCTAAGTGAATCGAAAGCAAATGATGTGGGCGTCACTGCCGATCAAACTTTTCTAAAGTCAGTTCTTAATTCTAAGGAATGGTATCTGGATGAGGCAAAAGCGCCGGCAGTTCGGCCTATCCTTATGAAGGCTGCAGGCAAATATCTTGCTTGTTGCAAACGGAAAGATGGAATTCGGGCATTAGACCCGGTCGCTAATTTCCATTTAACAAATGGCGCCCGAATCGAAAGGTTAAATTGGCTTGCTGACAGATCAGAAAACGGCATAACAAATGCTGCAGGATTGATGGTCAATTATCTTTATGATCTTGAAAGAATCGAGGCAAATCATGAGGCTTACAGCATCGATGGGAAAACTGCTCTGTCTCCGGCTATAAAGCGCTTGCTGAAATCCTGA
- the clpP gene encoding ATP-dependent Clp endopeptidase proteolytic subunit ClpP encodes MNTLVPMVVEQTNRGERAYDIYSRLLKERIIFLVGPVHDAVASLICAQLLYLESENPTKDIALYINSPGGVVSSGLSIYDTMQYIRPQVSTVCMGQAASMGSLLLAAGAANKRYCLPNSRIMIHQPSGGFQGQAADIEIHAREILKLRERLNEIYVNHTGQKLKAVEDGMDRDNFMSPEQALEFGIVDEVVSERPIAAEDIDSGSDESDK; translated from the coding sequence ATGAACACGCTAGTGCCCATGGTCGTTGAACAAACCAACCGCGGTGAGCGTGCGTACGATATTTATTCTCGACTACTTAAGGAACGGATTATTTTTTTAGTAGGCCCAGTACACGATGCTGTAGCGAGCTTAATCTGCGCCCAATTACTTTATCTAGAATCTGAAAATCCGACCAAGGATATTGCTCTGTACATTAACTCACCGGGTGGTGTTGTTTCGTCAGGTCTCTCGATCTATGACACAATGCAGTATATCCGACCGCAAGTTTCTACCGTTTGTATGGGTCAGGCGGCCTCAATGGGATCGTTATTGCTTGCTGCGGGTGCGGCAAATAAACGCTACTGTCTGCCAAATAGTCGTATAATGATTCACCAGCCGTCCGGAGGTTTTCAAGGGCAAGCCGCAGATATCGAAATACATGCGCGCGAAATTCTTAAGCTGCGTGAACGGCTTAATGAAATCTACGTTAATCATACCGGACAAAAACTCAAGGCGGTTGAGGACGGCATGGATAGAGACAATTTCATGTCGCCTGAGCAAGCTCTTGAGTTCGGTATCGTGGACGAAGTAGTATCGGAGCGTCCTATTGCGGCTGAGGATATAGACAGCGGCTCCGATGAGAGCGACAAGTGA
- the queA gene encoding tRNA preQ1(34) S-adenosylmethionine ribosyltransferase-isomerase QueA, producing MMNTFTLDEFDFNLPPDRIAQEPVRPRDSARLLEIGQTLNDCVIRDLPKLLKPGDLLIINDTKVIPARLYGKRGKVNVEATLHRHVEKNMWRAFARPGRRLRLNDIIVFGEDLCARVERKLDDGEIILDFITNDLALSLVKNGEMPLPPYINRLPKSQEADYGNYQTIYAKKPGAVAAPTAGLHFTQQLFDKLASNGIRFAKVTLHVGPGTFLPVRNQRPEGHVMHAEVGRLSSKTANLINDTRSLGKRIVAVGTTSLRLVESAASENGEVNEFDGETDLFILPGYKFKAVDMLITNFHLPKSTLFMLVSAFSGLERIQNAYQHAIKDNYRFYSYGDACLLHRS from the coding sequence ATGATGAACACTTTTACACTTGACGAATTTGATTTTAATCTGCCGCCGGATCGAATAGCTCAAGAGCCAGTTCGCCCAAGAGACAGCGCGCGCCTGTTAGAAATAGGCCAAACATTGAATGATTGCGTAATCCGAGACCTTCCCAAATTGCTTAAACCAGGAGACTTACTAATAATTAACGACACTAAAGTTATTCCGGCTCGGCTTTATGGTAAACGGGGAAAGGTGAACGTTGAGGCTACTTTACACCGACACGTAGAAAAAAATATGTGGCGGGCATTTGCGCGTCCCGGCCGTCGCCTAAGGCTCAATGATATTATCGTATTTGGAGAAGATCTATGCGCCAGAGTTGAAAGGAAGTTAGATGACGGAGAGATTATTCTCGACTTCATTACAAACGATTTGGCGTTATCTTTGGTTAAAAATGGAGAAATGCCATTGCCTCCTTACATTAATCGACTTCCAAAGTCTCAGGAAGCTGATTACGGCAACTATCAGACTATTTATGCAAAAAAGCCAGGCGCTGTTGCAGCGCCAACCGCTGGTTTGCATTTTACTCAGCAGCTATTCGACAAACTTGCCAGTAATGGTATTCGGTTCGCAAAGGTTACACTTCATGTTGGGCCAGGCACATTTTTGCCAGTTCGAAATCAAAGGCCTGAGGGTCACGTAATGCACGCAGAGGTAGGACGCTTAAGTTCAAAAACAGCCAATTTAATCAATGATACTAGGTCATTGGGAAAGCGGATAGTTGCTGTTGGCACCACAAGCCTAAGGCTTGTCGAAAGTGCGGCTAGCGAAAATGGTGAGGTGAACGAATTTGATGGTGAAACAGATCTTTTTATTTTGCCGGGATACAAGTTCAAAGCGGTTGATATGCTCATCACCAATTTTCATTTACCCAAATCAACATTATTCATGTTGGTAAGCGCTTTTTCGGGGCTTGAAAGGATACAAAATGCGTATCAGCATGCCATAAAAGATAATTACAGATTTTATTCATACGGTGACGCATGCCTGTTGCACCGTAGCTAA
- a CDS encoding ornithine cyclodeaminase family protein, with protein MAICLSEADIGGLITIADAIDTAEEVFKINGQDGVINLPSQQINTPGGYLRLTSAIVIPMKKIAVKVSSSMVFDSDSGRPLLLIDSKTGRVDAIIEVFRLGALRTAVASGVATKYLAKENATSLGVIGAGRQARTQIFAIRAVRPIDSLIVLGRDQPKTFQFWEEMSSQLGFLVNVAKDHLDLYDCSIICTATTSHKPVLFGKNLSLRTHINSIGANRMERQELDDEVIPKCSIVTVNNKDQAQKESALLNRAIKDVKSSFCWDGVLELSDCIKAKGQIHRQSDAITPYNSHGIVMEDVALATKAFDLATEKGIGSFVEFTGV; from the coding sequence ATGGCGATATGCTTGTCGGAAGCTGATATTGGTGGCCTTATAACTATTGCTGATGCAATAGATACAGCAGAAGAAGTATTTAAAATCAATGGCCAAGATGGCGTAATTAATCTTCCAAGTCAGCAAATCAATACTCCGGGTGGCTACCTGCGACTTACATCGGCGATTGTCATACCAATGAAAAAGATTGCTGTAAAAGTTTCATCATCAATGGTTTTCGACAGTGACTCAGGCCGCCCACTCCTCCTTATAGATAGCAAAACCGGAAGGGTCGACGCAATCATTGAGGTTTTTCGCCTTGGCGCTCTTCGAACGGCGGTTGCCAGTGGAGTTGCAACAAAATATTTAGCAAAGGAGAATGCGACAAGTTTAGGTGTGATTGGTGCAGGCCGCCAAGCGCGCACGCAAATTTTCGCAATCCGTGCCGTTAGACCCATAGATAGTTTAATCGTTCTGGGCAGGGATCAGCCTAAAACATTTCAATTCTGGGAAGAAATGAGCAGCCAACTTGGTTTTCTGGTTAACGTGGCAAAAGATCACTTGGATTTGTATGACTGTTCGATCATTTGCACTGCTACCACATCCCATAAACCAGTACTTTTTGGAAAAAACCTGAGTCTAAGAACACACATCAACAGTATTGGTGCAAATCGCATGGAGCGACAGGAGCTTGATGACGAAGTAATTCCGAAGTGCTCCATTGTGACTGTAAATAATAAAGACCAAGCTCAAAAGGAATCTGCTTTACTCAATCGAGCCATCAAAGACGTAAAATCTTCTTTTTGTTGGGATGGCGTGCTCGAATTATCCGACTGCATCAAAGCAAAAGGCCAAATCCATAGACAATCAGATGCTATCACACCCTACAATTCTCACGGAATCGTCATGGAGGATGTCGCGCTCGCGACCAAAGCTTTCGATTTGGCCACCGAGAAAGGCATCGGATCTTTTGTTGAGTTTACTGGTGTCTAA
- the queG gene encoding tRNA epoxyqueuosine(34) reductase QueG gives MSSKLEIRAKAAELGFDQIGFTCAELPKTVGRNLKKFLDAGKHGEMQWLEKKIDRRKQPNNLWPEAKTIIVLGVNYGPDKDPLAEMRHFASDKRGMISVYARNNDYHDVIKKRLKTLARWLQTDSGCEVKVFVDTAPVMEKPLAQQAGIGWQGKHTNLISPSYGSWLFLGEIYTTLKIEPDQAEKNHCGSCNECIDICPTRAITGPHQLDARRCISYL, from the coding sequence ATGAGTTCCAAGCTGGAAATCCGAGCTAAAGCGGCTGAGTTGGGCTTTGATCAAATAGGGTTTACTTGCGCTGAACTCCCCAAAACAGTGGGGCGTAATTTAAAAAAATTTTTGGACGCTGGTAAACACGGGGAAATGCAATGGCTTGAAAAGAAAATTGATAGACGAAAACAGCCAAACAACCTTTGGCCCGAAGCGAAGACTATAATCGTGCTTGGTGTAAACTACGGGCCAGACAAAGATCCACTCGCTGAAATGAGACATTTTGCGTCTGATAAACGCGGAATGATTTCAGTGTATGCACGGAATAACGATTACCATGATGTAATTAAAAAGCGTTTGAAGACGCTTGCCCGGTGGTTACAAACGGATAGTGGTTGCGAGGTAAAGGTCTTTGTCGACACTGCACCAGTAATGGAAAAACCATTGGCTCAGCAGGCTGGTATTGGTTGGCAAGGTAAACATACGAATCTCATTTCGCCTAGTTACGGGTCATGGCTATTTTTAGGCGAGATATACACAACCTTGAAAATTGAACCGGATCAAGCCGAGAAAAATCACTGCGGCAGTTGTAATGAATGCATAGATATTTGCCCAACACGCGCCATTACCGGGCCACACCAATTAGACGCCCGCCGCTGCATTTCTTATCTTA